The Teredinibacter sp. KSP-S5-2 genome includes a window with the following:
- a CDS encoding methyl-accepting chemotaxis protein has product MNAAKVTSGDDSENGGLAEVLRNSEQELRQLIDFLSLSILEQQKLVNEISELSSITDELREMGDEVAGIASQTNLLALNAAIEAARAGEHGRGFAVVADEVRTLSTRSGETGARITKRIEQVNDLLRGALQSADEFAEKGKNTTEQSEQMIESVLLTFKSFSEKLFETTGVLMTESDTVRNEVEQVLVSLQFQDRVRQILEHVSSDMKKLCVVLQQQKDHLEKGIDVDPIDIDKWLAEIEESFTTLEQVAVHQDGQVRDQSPGESEITFF; this is encoded by the coding sequence ATGAACGCAGCCAAAGTTACCAGTGGTGATGATAGTGAGAATGGTGGCTTAGCAGAAGTTTTACGTAACTCGGAACAAGAGTTACGACAATTAATTGACTTTCTGTCTCTGTCTATCTTGGAACAGCAAAAATTAGTCAATGAAATATCTGAGCTTTCTTCCATTACCGATGAGTTAAGGGAAATGGGGGATGAAGTTGCGGGTATTGCATCGCAAACCAACTTGTTGGCTTTAAATGCTGCCATTGAGGCAGCAAGAGCGGGAGAACACGGTCGTGGATTTGCGGTCGTGGCTGACGAAGTGCGGACGCTCTCTACCCGTTCAGGTGAGACTGGTGCAAGGATTACCAAACGAATAGAACAAGTGAATGATCTGCTAAGGGGAGCCCTACAGTCTGCAGATGAATTTGCCGAAAAAGGAAAAAATACCACTGAGCAATCTGAACAGATGATTGAGTCGGTACTGCTGACTTTTAAAAGCTTCAGTGAAAAGCTGTTTGAAACTACTGGAGTGTTAATGACCGAAAGCGACACAGTGAGAAATGAAGTGGAGCAGGTTTTGGTGTCTTTGCAGTTTCAGGATCGTGTCCGACAAATATTGGAGCATGTCTCCAGTGATATGAAAAAACTTTGTGTTGTTCTTCAGCAGCAAAAAGATCATCTTGAAAAAGGAATTGATGTAGACCCGATCGATATTGATAAATGGTTGGCGGAAATTGAGGAATCATTTACCACTCTTGAGCAGGTAGCGGTGCATCAAGATGGTCAAGTACGTGATCAGTCGCCAGGTGAATCAGAAATAACATTTTTTTAG
- a CDS encoding serine/threonine protein kinase: MTDTIPGYKIIRAIGKGGMATVYLAEQEIFGRQVALKIMSKALGEDSAFGERFMREAKIVSQLVHPNIVTVHDVGVYEDSYYLSMEYIDGKDLRHLRDNLSLAQKFSAVRDIAKALQYASSKGYVHRDIKPENIMFYTADNRAVLTDFGIARAAETDKSMTQTGVAIGTPHYMSPEQAKGKPVDHRSDLYSLGVVFFQLLSGYVPYDAESAVAIGIKHITEPVPLLPIGFEKMQPIIDTLMAKKPEERYQNAEEFLEDLDLIDIEDLDRLVQWAQKNSSSENNTSSNADLPTIVTPINKAAMSAKVSTAARSRPSRPKMAPVSDEVERFTMVYETLEDDFEHEKSSPWPWVFGGAILASVLGGVFYQQHSLSIDSWLQNSRQMVVQTFSNVMGGETEDTNTVLGESKKVIPDSVAPVTSTAQEPISTVTSAQKKTFEKEEPATAEVIEKQSSIITPLVKEKPLPEESADEAGIVETVELVAQPEEPVDDTVVDVKQPVSEEPEVLEESLAITKLREQATTLEALYQTDGAYLADLVAAYRDVLANVPDDIETLAAMKALLQTEVNDVTVLISQEKFAVSEKKITQLKYLFRNYADQELVSLEKELNRLEKITTLLNEGDQLLQKKQLTRPENNNAVTKFKAVLKLDPDNTTAKTKLAECGSTLLSIARNSYSAGDLAKAKSYLDSADAAAGENEKSKQLRGRINSELNRRQAIQALLVRARQQLNDEQLFTPPGANALDSFQRVLEKESNNAQALQGIEEVVDALSTKVWNMVSAEKFEQALAELDEPQRALPANDRIHSLSLAVKEVIAERERMKPKIVGFQIGDSSTSDLSDINQGQVFTLSQNISLSFDYKNLPIDDQSLVLTILDATSKAEVYRQAILLTDKVGTHSLPLPSTSIPQAGRYQIQVLLKGEVLTSGVVTFQ; this comes from the coding sequence ATGACCGACACAATTCCAGGCTATAAGATAATCCGGGCTATAGGCAAAGGCGGTATGGCTACGGTATATCTTGCGGAGCAGGAAATCTTTGGTCGTCAGGTGGCGCTTAAGATCATGTCTAAAGCGCTAGGCGAAGATTCCGCATTTGGTGAGCGTTTTATGCGCGAAGCCAAAATCGTTAGTCAATTGGTTCACCCTAATATTGTCACGGTTCACGATGTTGGTGTATACGAAGATTCTTACTACCTGTCGATGGAATACATTGACGGTAAGGATCTGAGACATCTGCGCGACAACCTTTCGCTTGCACAAAAATTTTCTGCTGTTCGGGATATTGCCAAAGCACTGCAATATGCCAGTTCCAAAGGTTATGTCCACCGGGACATCAAACCCGAAAATATAATGTTTTATACGGCGGACAATAGAGCTGTGCTCACCGACTTCGGTATTGCACGAGCCGCTGAAACGGATAAAAGCATGACGCAAACGGGGGTGGCCATCGGTACTCCTCACTACATGAGCCCAGAGCAGGCAAAAGGCAAGCCCGTCGATCATCGTTCAGACCTCTACAGCCTCGGGGTAGTGTTTTTCCAGTTGCTGTCTGGCTATGTGCCTTATGATGCAGAATCCGCTGTTGCGATTGGTATTAAGCATATTACTGAGCCGGTTCCGCTATTGCCGATTGGTTTTGAAAAAATGCAGCCAATTATTGATACGCTCATGGCGAAAAAGCCCGAAGAGCGTTATCAAAATGCAGAGGAATTTTTAGAGGATCTGGATCTAATTGATATTGAAGATTTGGACCGACTTGTTCAGTGGGCGCAAAAAAACTCGTCTTCGGAAAACAACACCTCGTCAAACGCAGATCTACCCACAATTGTCACACCCATTAATAAAGCGGCAATGTCCGCCAAGGTTTCTACTGCTGCTCGCTCAAGGCCCAGTCGCCCCAAGATGGCGCCGGTTTCTGATGAAGTAGAGCGCTTTACTATGGTATACGAAACTCTGGAGGATGATTTCGAGCATGAAAAATCATCCCCCTGGCCTTGGGTGTTTGGTGGTGCCATCCTAGCTTCTGTGTTGGGGGGCGTTTTCTATCAACAGCATTCTCTGTCGATTGATTCCTGGTTGCAGAATTCCCGGCAGATGGTGGTACAGACCTTTTCTAATGTTATGGGAGGGGAAACTGAGGATACAAATACTGTTCTGGGCGAGAGTAAAAAAGTTATTCCAGATAGTGTTGCTCCCGTAACGAGTACTGCTCAAGAGCCGATATCCACTGTGACATCGGCTCAAAAAAAAACATTTGAAAAAGAAGAACCCGCTACCGCTGAGGTAATAGAAAAACAGTCCTCGATCATAACTCCTCTCGTTAAAGAAAAGCCTTTGCCAGAAGAATCTGCGGATGAAGCTGGCATAGTTGAAACGGTTGAGTTGGTTGCTCAACCTGAAGAGCCAGTTGATGATACTGTTGTTGATGTCAAACAGCCTGTTTCTGAAGAGCCTGAAGTGCTGGAAGAGAGTTTGGCGATTACCAAACTGCGTGAGCAGGCAACGACGCTGGAAGCCCTTTATCAAACAGATGGCGCTTATCTGGCTGATCTGGTTGCCGCTTACCGCGATGTGCTTGCCAATGTTCCCGACGATATTGAAACACTCGCGGCCATGAAAGCATTGCTGCAAACAGAAGTAAATGATGTAACAGTATTGATATCTCAGGAGAAGTTCGCAGTAAGTGAAAAGAAGATAACGCAATTAAAATATTTGTTTCGCAACTATGCTGATCAAGAACTGGTCTCGCTGGAAAAAGAATTAAATCGACTGGAGAAAATTACCACCTTATTAAATGAAGGGGATCAGCTACTGCAGAAAAAACAGCTGACTCGTCCAGAGAATAATAATGCTGTGACCAAATTTAAAGCTGTGCTCAAACTGGACCCGGATAATACAACAGCAAAAACCAAACTGGCCGAGTGTGGTTCGACCTTGTTAAGTATTGCAAGGAACAGTTATTCGGCGGGGGATTTGGCAAAAGCAAAAAGTTATCTTGACAGTGCGGATGCCGCTGCTGGAGAAAATGAAAAGAGTAAGCAGTTACGAGGCAGGATCAATAGCGAGTTAAATCGTCGTCAGGCAATTCAAGCTTTATTGGTAAGAGCGCGACAACAACTGAATGATGAACAGCTGTTTACACCTCCGGGCGCCAATGCGTTGGATTCTTTTCAGAGAGTATTGGAGAAAGAAAGCAATAACGCGCAAGCTCTACAGGGTATTGAGGAAGTGGTTGATGCGCTATCAACCAAAGTCTGGAATATGGTGAGCGCCGAGAAATTTGAGCAAGCTCTTGCGGAACTGGATGAACCTCAGCGTGCCTTGCCTGCGAATGATCGTATTCACTCTCTTTCTTTGGCGGTGAAAGAGGTTATTGCCGAGAGGGAGAGAATGAAGCCTAAAATAGTCGGATTCCAGATCGGTGATTCTTCGACTTCAGACTTAAGCGATATTAACCAAGGTCAGGTATTCACGCTCAGTCAAAACATCTCACTTAGTTTTGATTACAAAAACTTACCAATTGATGATCAATCTCTGGTGTTAACCATTCTTGACGCAACCTCAAAAGCTGAAGTGTATCGTCAGGCAATTCTTTTAACCGACAAGGTCGGGACTCATTCACTGCCGTTGCCTTCAACTTCCATTCCACAGGCTGGTCGTTATCAAATTCAAGTACTTCTTAAAGGTGAAGTGCTTACTTCTGGTGTTGTCACCTTCCAGTAA
- a CDS encoding porin, protein MKSISKVAIMSSLLALAGQAAAAPTVEELWDIIQKQQKEIEQLKKEQSKTDATLKITEEKVEATADAVEQVATGSSLSGSKAGSWAEKTTIGGYGEHHYNNFNGGKNDSVDAHRYVLYVGHEYSDKVRFFSEWELEHGLSGDGQPGEVELEQAFIEWDYADKHSFVVGQYLIPVGFLNEIHEPDTFYGVERNLIEKNIIPTTWWETGVMFKGDIAPGVKYEFAMHSGLKMDGGDKVRSGRQKSAKATANDFAYTGRVSYTGVPGLNLAAAVQYQEDVLQNNEGDSASAVLTVLNASYEKSIFSVRALWAEWNIDNDAWETNERDVQNGWFVEPSIKPLDDLGFFVRYSNYNNEAGENPDVSDQRSVFYDVGVNYWLTERVVFKADYQAAHEDNPDSDNYDSFNLGVGWSF, encoded by the coding sequence ATGAAATCAATAAGCAAAGTCGCAATTATGTCCTCTCTGCTGGCTTTGGCCGGACAGGCTGCCGCTGCGCCTACTGTAGAAGAGCTTTGGGACATCATTCAAAAGCAACAAAAGGAAATTGAACAGCTTAAAAAAGAGCAGTCTAAAACTGACGCAACCCTAAAAATTACAGAAGAGAAGGTCGAAGCTACAGCTGATGCGGTTGAACAAGTAGCTACGGGCTCTTCTCTAAGCGGCTCAAAGGCGGGATCCTGGGCAGAAAAAACCACTATCGGTGGCTATGGTGAACATCACTACAACAACTTTAATGGGGGCAAGAATGACAGTGTCGATGCTCACCGTTATGTGCTCTACGTTGGTCACGAATATTCAGACAAGGTTCGTTTCTTTTCTGAGTGGGAGCTAGAGCACGGATTATCCGGTGATGGCCAGCCTGGTGAAGTTGAACTCGAACAAGCATTTATTGAATGGGATTACGCGGACAAGCATTCATTCGTTGTCGGTCAGTATTTGATTCCTGTTGGTTTCTTAAATGAAATTCATGAGCCCGATACGTTTTATGGTGTCGAGCGAAACCTGATAGAAAAGAACATTATTCCAACTACATGGTGGGAAACTGGTGTGATGTTCAAAGGCGATATCGCGCCTGGTGTGAAGTATGAGTTTGCCATGCATTCCGGTCTGAAAATGGACGGCGGCGATAAAGTTCGAAGTGGTCGTCAGAAATCCGCCAAGGCGACTGCGAATGATTTTGCCTATACAGGGCGTGTTTCCTATACCGGTGTTCCTGGTTTGAATTTGGCTGCAGCAGTGCAGTATCAGGAAGACGTGCTTCAAAATAACGAAGGCGACTCCGCTTCCGCCGTATTAACCGTACTAAATGCAAGTTATGAGAAGAGCATATTTTCTGTACGTGCTTTGTGGGCGGAATGGAATATTGATAACGACGCTTGGGAAACGAATGAGCGGGATGTTCAAAACGGCTGGTTTGTCGAGCCGTCAATAAAACCTCTGGATGATCTAGGCTTCTTTGTTCGTTATAGCAACTACAATAACGAGGCGGGAGAAAATCCTGATGTAAGCGATCAACGCTCAGTTTTTTACGATGTGGGCGTAAATTATTGGCTTACCGAGCGCGTAGTTTTTAAAGCGGATTATCAAGCTGCCCATGAAGATAATCCAGACAGTGACAACTATGACTCATTTAATTTAGGTGTGGGTTGGTCTTTCTAA
- a CDS encoding chemotaxis protein CheA produces the protein MSMDAALNAFLAEAEELLDVLEHAFMKISDGSQDSEVLNEVFRAAHTIKGSAGLFGLNDIVGFTHIVENVLDKARDNEIELDDDLVSVLLHCKDHIAELVANVSDQTSLSDAQSLRGEELVGKLRVYLDSDSSESAGSDENSTACSGCWHISVRINQDALKNGMDPVAMIRYLESLGEIQYALVVDDLLDCNSFDPEILYIGFEFGLSASCTKSDIEDAFMFVADESDIVVLEPGSDRKQYLALLDKLESSDELKRLLMEHGLLESDKVNTSKKAKKENNSPHKQESKQLESKKNTTKFVRVDAERLDNLINLIGELVINRQRVDTISERMKDQLLDESVESLRYLTEKVRDAALELRMVPIGETFQRFKRVVRDTAADLNKKITLELDGQETELDRSMVEKLTDPLTHIVRNAIDHGIESPDVREENGKDAHGMLKLSAYHDSGNIVIEVRDDGRGLNTDKIYEKAVEKGILDKKQSYSRKEIHNCIFHAGFSTAQSVTNLSGRGVGMDVVRRNIEELQGGVEVESEEGQGTVLTIRLPLTLAIIDGFHVKVRGTNFIVPQSTLVECININSVSKSKGGNSFKLRGELVPYIELAEVFAVQGKNTDHSDFVVVQFGVDRAGIVVDELIGETQTVIKPLSPIFQSLRGIGGYSLLGSGDIAFILDIPQLISFVVQKENKFTGADVRTA, from the coding sequence ATGTCAATGGATGCCGCTTTAAACGCATTTTTAGCTGAAGCCGAAGAACTTCTTGATGTTTTGGAACATGCATTCATGAAGATCAGTGATGGCTCTCAAGATAGTGAAGTGCTTAATGAAGTGTTTCGTGCAGCACATACTATTAAAGGCTCAGCAGGGCTATTCGGATTAAATGATATTGTTGGTTTTACTCATATTGTCGAGAATGTTCTGGATAAAGCCAGAGATAACGAAATAGAACTCGATGATGATTTGGTCAGTGTTCTACTGCATTGTAAAGATCATATTGCAGAATTGGTCGCTAATGTTTCCGATCAAACCTCTTTAAGTGACGCGCAGAGTTTGCGTGGTGAAGAGTTGGTTGGCAAGCTGCGGGTCTATCTCGATAGTGATTCCAGTGAAAGCGCAGGGTCAGATGAAAACTCGACAGCCTGTTCTGGTTGTTGGCATATATCGGTGAGAATTAATCAGGATGCATTAAAAAACGGCATGGATCCTGTTGCCATGATTCGCTATTTAGAGTCATTGGGTGAGATCCAATATGCCCTGGTTGTTGATGATCTCCTTGACTGTAATAGCTTCGATCCAGAAATACTGTATATTGGTTTTGAATTTGGCTTATCCGCATCCTGTACCAAAAGCGATATTGAAGATGCATTTATGTTTGTTGCCGATGAATCGGACATTGTAGTACTTGAACCCGGTTCGGATCGAAAACAATACCTTGCACTATTGGATAAATTGGAATCCTCTGACGAGCTTAAGCGGCTGCTGATGGAACATGGTTTACTGGAATCTGATAAGGTTAACACCAGTAAAAAAGCCAAAAAAGAAAACAATTCCCCCCACAAACAAGAAAGCAAACAGCTTGAGAGTAAAAAGAACACGACTAAATTCGTGCGGGTTGATGCAGAGCGTTTGGATAACCTGATTAATTTAATTGGTGAGTTGGTTATCAATCGTCAACGAGTCGATACCATATCCGAAAGAATGAAAGACCAGCTTTTGGATGAATCCGTCGAAAGTCTTCGTTATCTCACAGAAAAAGTGCGCGATGCCGCTTTGGAACTGCGTATGGTTCCAATTGGTGAAACCTTTCAGCGTTTCAAGCGAGTTGTGAGGGATACCGCAGCCGATCTGAATAAAAAAATAACCTTGGAGCTCGACGGGCAGGAAACTGAATTGGATCGTTCAATGGTTGAAAAGCTGACTGACCCTTTGACGCATATCGTGAGAAATGCCATTGATCATGGTATTGAATCACCTGATGTGCGAGAAGAAAACGGCAAAGATGCGCATGGCATGTTAAAGCTTTCTGCCTATCATGACTCAGGCAATATCGTCATTGAAGTGAGAGACGATGGACGAGGGCTGAATACAGATAAGATTTATGAGAAGGCTGTAGAGAAAGGTATTCTCGATAAAAAACAAAGTTATTCTCGTAAAGAAATACACAATTGTATTTTTCATGCGGGTTTCTCCACCGCTCAATCGGTAACAAATTTATCCGGCCGAGGCGTCGGTATGGATGTGGTTAGACGGAATATTGAAGAACTGCAGGGAGGAGTGGAAGTTGAGAGTGAAGAAGGACAAGGAACCGTATTAACCATTCGTTTGCCCCTTACGTTAGCCATTATTGATGGTTTTCACGTCAAAGTAAGAGGAACCAACTTTATCGTTCCTCAATCGACTTTGGTGGAGTGTATTAATATCAACTCCGTATCAAAATCCAAAGGTGGAAACAGCTTTAAGCTTCGTGGAGAGCTGGTGCCATATATTGAGTTGGCAGAAGTGTTTGCTGTGCAAGGTAAGAATACCGATCACTCCGATTTTGTTGTTGTTCAGTTTGGCGTAGACCGGGCGGGCATTGTAGTCGATGAATTGATTGGTGAAACCCAAACCGTGATAAAACCTTTGAGCCCCATTTTTCAATCACTTAGGGGCATTGGAGGTTATTCGCTGCTCGGTAGTGGAGATATTGCGTTTATCCTGGATATTCCACAGCTGATTTCGTTTGTGGTGCAAAAAGAAAATAAATTTACTGGTGCAGATGTGAGGACCGCGTAA
- a CDS encoding chemotaxis protein CheD, translating into MYIGKDVYYLTAGDIKFSDLPIKINTTLGSCMAITVWNPKAHKGGMCHFLLPYTLEDDNKKPDLYYGIHAVNIMKEKMTRDASMQDYEVGVYGGGSLFFSSSQTRDVAGKNIHLVFDWVEENKLNVVDQSVGGDECRTLVFDLATGNVDLRLHSPKNVQS; encoded by the coding sequence ATGTATATTGGGAAAGACGTTTATTACTTAACCGCTGGTGATATTAAATTTTCAGACCTCCCAATAAAAATAAATACCACGTTAGGTTCGTGCATGGCAATTACGGTCTGGAATCCGAAAGCACACAAAGGTGGTATGTGCCACTTTTTATTACCCTATACCCTGGAAGACGATAATAAAAAGCCAGATCTCTACTACGGTATCCATGCTGTCAACATAATGAAAGAAAAAATGACACGAGACGCTTCGATGCAAGATTATGAAGTCGGTGTGTATGGTGGCGGAAGTTTATTTTTCAGTTCTTCCCAAACACGGGATGTGGCTGGTAAAAATATTCACTTGGTATTTGATTGGGTTGAAGAAAACAAACTAAATGTTGTCGATCAATCCGTCGGTGGTGACGAATGTCGAACACTGGTTTTTGATCTTGCTACGGGTAATGTCGATCTGAGATTGCACTCACCGAAAAATGTCCAAAGTTGA
- a CDS encoding response regulator: MSKTIMIVDDSSSVRQVVNIALKGAGYTVVEAVDGKDALSKLGQGKVHLIISDVNMPNMDGITLVKEVKKLPDYKFTPIIMLTTEGAEEKKREGQQAGAKAWVVKPFQPPQLLKAVSMLVPA; the protein is encoded by the coding sequence ATGTCAAAAACGATAATGATTGTTGATGACTCTTCAAGCGTTAGGCAGGTTGTAAATATTGCCCTAAAAGGGGCGGGCTATACCGTAGTGGAAGCCGTTGATGGTAAAGATGCACTAAGCAAGTTGGGGCAGGGAAAGGTGCATCTCATTATTTCCGATGTAAATATGCCTAATATGGATGGTATCACCCTGGTTAAAGAGGTGAAAAAGCTACCAGACTATAAGTTTACCCCCATCATTATGTTGACGACCGAAGGTGCGGAAGAGAAAAAACGCGAAGGTCAGCAGGCCGGAGCGAAAGCGTGGGTTGTTAAACCTTTTCAACCTCCTCAACTATTGAAAGCTGTATCTATGTTGGTGCCAGCTTAA
- a CDS encoding PepSY-associated TM helix domain-containing protein yields MKKRINKRVWWVWHRRLGIISAAFVVFLSVTGLVLNHSVDAGLDRKHIRNPVILDLYHIEIPAAYSVNLSGKSIVNVAEDLFLDQNLFGSCDGKLVGALTDQALALFYIVCESEIQIYSSDMQLVEKISRYDGLSIPIQGIGVIDQLIVVNSQKRFYSASLDDLMWQETQVDANEINWNLPAKKIDKIPESIFQQEFSSGITWERLVLDIHAGRFFGRYAPWIMDVMSVAFLILAITGIYMWLKSGRKNSKKRSRTHHN; encoded by the coding sequence ATGAAAAAGCGCATTAATAAAAGAGTCTGGTGGGTTTGGCATAGACGCTTAGGTATTATAAGCGCCGCCTTTGTTGTATTTCTTTCCGTTACCGGCTTGGTTTTAAACCATAGTGTGGACGCAGGGCTTGATCGCAAACACATTCGCAACCCTGTTATTTTGGATCTTTATCATATCGAGATTCCAGCGGCTTACTCCGTCAACTTATCGGGAAAGAGTATCGTCAATGTTGCTGAGGATCTTTTTCTTGATCAAAACTTGTTCGGCAGTTGTGATGGTAAATTAGTTGGGGCATTAACGGATCAAGCTTTGGCGCTGTTTTATATAGTTTGCGAATCGGAAATTCAAATTTATTCCAGTGATATGCAGTTGGTGGAAAAAATCAGCCGCTATGATGGTCTTTCCATCCCAATACAAGGTATTGGCGTTATAGATCAGCTAATTGTTGTTAACTCCCAAAAACGTTTTTATTCGGCGTCACTTGATGATTTGATGTGGCAGGAAACCCAAGTAGATGCGAATGAGATTAATTGGAATTTACCGGCAAAAAAAATAGATAAAATACCCGAATCGATATTTCAACAGGAATTTAGTTCGGGAATTACCTGGGAAAGATTGGTACTGGATATTCACGCTGGCCGATTTTTTGGTCGCTACGCGCCCTGGATAATGGACGTGATGTCTGTCGCATTTCTTATATTAGCGATTACGGGTATTTACATGTGGTTAAAAAGTGGTCGGAAAAATTCAAAAAAACGATCAAGAACTCACCATAATTAG
- a CDS encoding FMN-binding protein, whose protein sequence is MSSHFSIADEDPLLEFRQKAFAEQMPIRKSIWITKALKEQVREQLDYSFSQLRVRYWVHQNKTAWVLEEIGKEQPITFGVVVNDGHIEFLEVLQYRESRGGEIQYDFFARQFEHAQLVQDKSPWKLSQKIDGITGATLSVRASKKIAKLALFLHIQVIQSANEKAH, encoded by the coding sequence TTGAGTTCGCATTTCTCAATAGCGGATGAAGACCCTTTGCTAGAGTTTAGACAAAAAGCGTTTGCTGAGCAGATGCCAATTAGAAAATCCATATGGATTACCAAAGCGCTCAAAGAGCAGGTAAGAGAGCAACTGGATTATTCCTTTTCCCAGTTGCGAGTACGTTACTGGGTTCATCAAAATAAAACTGCCTGGGTGTTGGAGGAAATTGGGAAAGAGCAACCGATAACATTTGGTGTGGTGGTCAATGATGGACATATTGAGTTCCTTGAGGTACTTCAATACAGGGAAAGTCGGGGAGGAGAAATTCAATACGATTTCTTTGCCAGGCAGTTTGAACACGCTCAATTGGTTCAAGATAAGAGTCCGTGGAAGCTGTCCCAGAAAATTGATGGCATCACAGGCGCAACCTTATCTGTGCGGGCATCAAAAAAAATCGCTAAACTTGCGCTTTTTTTACACATTCAGGTAATTCAGTCGGCGAATGAAAAAGCGCATTAA
- a CDS encoding chemotaxis protein CheW — MVSVARKDDSQDPLQSSHIKQYLTFKLADELFGMELSQTREVIEYEGVTKVPLMPEFLNGVINLRGEVVPVIDLAIRLGRSAIEIKKRTCIIIVEHNHEGHDLTLGLLADAVSEVAEIEDGDIEDAPAFGAKIRAEFIQGIAKKNDEFVILLDANRTLSARELAKLVEAEFDV; from the coding sequence ATGGTTTCCGTAGCAAGAAAAGATGATAGTCAGGATCCTCTTCAATCATCTCATATAAAACAATACCTGACCTTTAAATTGGCTGATGAGCTATTCGGTATGGAGTTGTCACAAACTCGTGAGGTGATTGAGTATGAAGGCGTGACTAAGGTTCCACTTATGCCCGAGTTTCTTAATGGCGTGATTAATCTACGTGGAGAGGTGGTTCCTGTGATTGATCTTGCCATTCGTCTTGGCCGGTCTGCCATCGAAATCAAAAAGCGGACGTGCATTATCATTGTGGAGCATAACCACGAAGGACATGATTTAACTCTTGGGTTACTGGCAGATGCCGTGAGCGAAGTGGCGGAGATTGAGGATGGCGATATTGAAGATGCTCCCGCCTTTGGAGCCAAAATTCGTGCTGAGTTTATCCAGGGTATAGCCAAGAAAAACGATGAATTTGTCATTTTGCTCGATGCAAATAGAACGTTATCTGCCAGAGAGTTAGCCAAGTTGGTTGAAGCTGAATTCGATGTGTAA
- a CDS encoding STAS domain-containing protein has translation MNVLVKKDGSETYIEFSGEMTIQCVANILQRIEQEKDVFKSNIKVNVAQVTEIDTAGIQLLLYMKKKLQGESKDARFVIEQANDAVSYPLRLLRQESMLLS, from the coding sequence ATGAATGTTCTAGTAAAGAAAGACGGATCAGAAACCTACATTGAGTTTTCGGGCGAAATGACCATACAGTGTGTTGCCAATATATTGCAACGCATCGAGCAGGAAAAGGATGTATTTAAAAGCAATATCAAGGTTAACGTTGCCCAGGTAACAGAAATTGATACTGCGGGTATACAGCTTCTTCTTTATATGAAGAAAAAACTACAGGGAGAATCGAAGGATGCGCGTTTCGTAATAGAGCAGGCGAATGATGCCGTAAGTTATCCGCTGAGATTACTTAGGCAAGAATCCATGTTGTTGAGCTAG